From Nicotiana tabacum cultivar K326 chromosome 22, ASM71507v2, whole genome shotgun sequence, one genomic window encodes:
- the LOC107801746 gene encoding translation factor GUF1 homolog, mitochondrial isoform X1 — MSTFKRASRALRSNFSLFSTPRPYLSHFASNQNASFCSRPRQNSKEGSTIDLNEYPSDNIRNFSIIAHVDHGKSTLADRLLELTGTIRKGHGQPQYLDKLQVERERGITVKAQTATMFHTHKFLDSDKDFLLNLIDTPGHVDFSYEVSRSLAACQGALLVVDAAQGVQAQTVANFYLAFESNLAIIPVINKIDQPTADPDRVKAQLKSMFDLDPSDALLTSAKTGQGLEQVLPAVIERIPPPPGKSTSPLRMLLLDSYYDEYKGVICHVAVVDGALHKGDKISSAATGQSYEVSDVGILHPELVPTGVLLTGQVGFMVSGMRSTKEARIGDTLHHTRTVIQPLPGFKPAKHMVFSGLYPADGSDFEALNHAIERLTCNDASVSVTKESSTALGLGFRCGFLGLLHMDVFHQRLEQEHGAHVISTVPTVPYIFEYSDGSKVEVQNPAALPSNPKNRLTACWEPTVIATIIIPSEYVGSVITLCAERRGEQLEYSFVDSQRAFMKYRMPLREIVVDFYNELKSITSGYASFDYEDSEYQSSDLVKLDILLNGQPVDAMATIVHKSKAPRVGRELVEKLKKFIDRQMFEIIIQAAIGTKVIARETLSAMRKNVLAKCYGGDITRKKKLLEKQKEGKKRMKRVGSVDIPQEAFHELLKVS; from the exons ATGAGTACTTTCAAGAGAGCTTCAAGAGCTCTCAGATCCAACTTCTCTTTATTTTCTACTCCTCGACCCTATTTATCTCATTTTGCCTCGAATCAAAACGCTTCATTTTGCTCTCGTCCTCGCCAAAACAGTAAAGAAGGATCAACTATAGATTTGAATGAGTACCCTTCTGATAATATTCGGAATTTTTCTATTATTGCTCATGTTGATCATGGCAAATCCACGTTGGCTGATAGGCTTTTGGAACTTACTGGAACCATTAGAAAAGGTCATGGTCAGCCTCAATACTTAGATAAATTGCAG GTAGAGAGGGAACGGGGAATAACCGTTAAAGCTCAAACAGCAACTATGTTCCATACTCACAAGTTCCTTGACAGTGACAAAGATTTTTTGTTAAACCTGATTGATACACCCGGTCATGTGGATTTCAGCTATGAAGTTTCTAGATCTTTGGCAGCTTGTCAAGGTGCCCTTTTGGTTGTAGATGCAGCCCAAGGTGTGCAGGCACAGACTGTTGCTAATTTTTACCTCGCATTTGAATCAAACCTGGCCATAATTCCTGTCATAAACAAAATTGATCAGCCCACTGCTGATCCAGATAGGGTAAAAGCACAGCTCAAATCCATGTTTGACCTTGATCCCAGCGATGCGCTATTAACATCTGCAAAAACTGGTCAAGGTCTAGAGCAGGTTCTACCTGCTGTGATAGAGCGAATTCCTCCACCTCCTGGTAAAAGCACTTCACCTTTGCGAATGCTTTTGCTGGATTCGTATTATGATGAGTACAAAGGAGTTATCTGCCATGTGGCTGTTGTTGATGGTGCTCTGCACAAGGGTGACAAGATTTCCTCTGCTGCCACTGGCCAAAGTTATGAAGTTTCTGATGTTGGTATTTTGCACCCGGAACTTGTACCGACAGGAGTCCTTTTAACAGGTCAAGTTGGATTCATGGTCAGCGGCATGCGTTCAACAAAAGAGGCCCGTATTGGAGATACTCTACATCATACACGAACAGTTATACAGCCCCTTCCAG GTTTCAAGCCAGCAAAACATATGGTCTTTTCTGGCCTATATCCAGCTGATGGATCTGATTTTGAGGCACTTAACCATGCCATAGAGAGATTGACGTGTAATGATGCGAGTGTCTCTGTAACTAAAGAAAGTAGCACAGCTCTAGGTCTGGGTTTCAG ATGTGGTTTCTTGGGTTTACTTCACATGGATGTTTTTCATCAGCGGCTTGAACAG GAACATGGCGCTCATGTCATTTCCACTGTTCCTACAGTGCCATATATTTTTGAGTACTCAGATGGAAG CAAGGTGGAGGTTCAGAATCCTGCTGCTTTGCCTTCAAACCCCAAGAATCGACTTACTGCCTGCTGGGAACCTACTGTAATAGCTACAATTATTATCCCTAGTGA GTATGTGGGGTCTGTTATCACTCTATGCGCTGAGCGTCGGGGAGAGCAGTTGGAGTACTCATTCGTTGATAG CCAACGGGCTTTCATGAAGTACCGCATGCCTCTGAGGGAAATTGTTGTGGACTTCTACAATGAATTGAAAAGTATAACATCAGGATATGCATCGTTTGATTATGAGGACTCAGA ATACCAGTCCTCAGATTTGGTGAAGCTTGATATTCTCCTAAATGGCCAACCAGTTGACGCTATGGCAACCATTGTCCACAAATCAAAAGCTCCGCGTGTTGGTCGCGAACTTGTGGAGAAGCTTAAAAAGTTTATAGACAG GCAGATGTTTGAAATCATTATACAAGCTGCTATTGGAACTAAGGTCATTGCCAGGGAGAC GCTTTCTGCCATGAGAAAAAATGTTCTGGCAAAGTGTTATGGTGGTGATATTACAAGGAAGAAGAAGTTGTTGGAAAAACAGAAAGAAGGGAAGAAGCGAATGAAACGAGTGGGATCCGTCGATATACCCCAAGAAGCTTTCCATGAGTTACTCAAGGTCTCATGA
- the LOC107801746 gene encoding translation factor GUF1 homolog, mitochondrial isoform X2: MFHTHKFLDSDKDFLLNLIDTPGHVDFSYEVSRSLAACQGALLVVDAAQGVQAQTVANFYLAFESNLAIIPVINKIDQPTADPDRVKAQLKSMFDLDPSDALLTSAKTGQGLEQVLPAVIERIPPPPGKSTSPLRMLLLDSYYDEYKGVICHVAVVDGALHKGDKISSAATGQSYEVSDVGILHPELVPTGVLLTGQVGFMVSGMRSTKEARIGDTLHHTRTVIQPLPGFKPAKHMVFSGLYPADGSDFEALNHAIERLTCNDASVSVTKESSTALGLGFRCGFLGLLHMDVFHQRLEQEHGAHVISTVPTVPYIFEYSDGSKVEVQNPAALPSNPKNRLTACWEPTVIATIIIPSEYVGSVITLCAERRGEQLEYSFVDSQRAFMKYRMPLREIVVDFYNELKSITSGYASFDYEDSEYQSSDLVKLDILLNGQPVDAMATIVHKSKAPRVGRELVEKLKKFIDRQMFEIIIQAAIGTKVIARETLSAMRKNVLAKCYGGDITRKKKLLEKQKEGKKRMKRVGSVDIPQEAFHELLKVS; the protein is encoded by the exons ATGTTCCATACTCACAAGTTCCTTGACAGTGACAAAGATTTTTTGTTAAACCTGATTGATACACCCGGTCATGTGGATTTCAGCTATGAAGTTTCTAGATCTTTGGCAGCTTGTCAAGGTGCCCTTTTGGTTGTAGATGCAGCCCAAGGTGTGCAGGCACAGACTGTTGCTAATTTTTACCTCGCATTTGAATCAAACCTGGCCATAATTCCTGTCATAAACAAAATTGATCAGCCCACTGCTGATCCAGATAGGGTAAAAGCACAGCTCAAATCCATGTTTGACCTTGATCCCAGCGATGCGCTATTAACATCTGCAAAAACTGGTCAAGGTCTAGAGCAGGTTCTACCTGCTGTGATAGAGCGAATTCCTCCACCTCCTGGTAAAAGCACTTCACCTTTGCGAATGCTTTTGCTGGATTCGTATTATGATGAGTACAAAGGAGTTATCTGCCATGTGGCTGTTGTTGATGGTGCTCTGCACAAGGGTGACAAGATTTCCTCTGCTGCCACTGGCCAAAGTTATGAAGTTTCTGATGTTGGTATTTTGCACCCGGAACTTGTACCGACAGGAGTCCTTTTAACAGGTCAAGTTGGATTCATGGTCAGCGGCATGCGTTCAACAAAAGAGGCCCGTATTGGAGATACTCTACATCATACACGAACAGTTATACAGCCCCTTCCAG GTTTCAAGCCAGCAAAACATATGGTCTTTTCTGGCCTATATCCAGCTGATGGATCTGATTTTGAGGCACTTAACCATGCCATAGAGAGATTGACGTGTAATGATGCGAGTGTCTCTGTAACTAAAGAAAGTAGCACAGCTCTAGGTCTGGGTTTCAG ATGTGGTTTCTTGGGTTTACTTCACATGGATGTTTTTCATCAGCGGCTTGAACAG GAACATGGCGCTCATGTCATTTCCACTGTTCCTACAGTGCCATATATTTTTGAGTACTCAGATGGAAG CAAGGTGGAGGTTCAGAATCCTGCTGCTTTGCCTTCAAACCCCAAGAATCGACTTACTGCCTGCTGGGAACCTACTGTAATAGCTACAATTATTATCCCTAGTGA GTATGTGGGGTCTGTTATCACTCTATGCGCTGAGCGTCGGGGAGAGCAGTTGGAGTACTCATTCGTTGATAG CCAACGGGCTTTCATGAAGTACCGCATGCCTCTGAGGGAAATTGTTGTGGACTTCTACAATGAATTGAAAAGTATAACATCAGGATATGCATCGTTTGATTATGAGGACTCAGA ATACCAGTCCTCAGATTTGGTGAAGCTTGATATTCTCCTAAATGGCCAACCAGTTGACGCTATGGCAACCATTGTCCACAAATCAAAAGCTCCGCGTGTTGGTCGCGAACTTGTGGAGAAGCTTAAAAAGTTTATAGACAG GCAGATGTTTGAAATCATTATACAAGCTGCTATTGGAACTAAGGTCATTGCCAGGGAGAC GCTTTCTGCCATGAGAAAAAATGTTCTGGCAAAGTGTTATGGTGGTGATATTACAAGGAAGAAGAAGTTGTTGGAAAAACAGAAAGAAGGGAAGAAGCGAATGAAACGAGTGGGATCCGTCGATATACCCCAAGAAGCTTTCCATGAGTTACTCAAGGTCTCATGA